The region GAATAGAGTCGCCTGCCTGAACAACGCGATTTTGCTGCGCGTTATAGGCCTGCTGATATAGTTCCATAGTTATAGGAACGGCGGGAGACAGGGCGGTGGTTAATTCGAACTGGTTGTTATAAATCTGTAGGGTTGTGGAACCCGCCAGGGATATAAACCGCATAGTACCCAGTGAAGCCCCGCCATTTCGGGCCGCAACGGAAGACATGACCCCTTCACCTGGCACGTATTGGGCAGCCTGAGCGTTTCGGGCGTTGGTGTGAATAAGTACCATCGTCAGGTTCCCGCCAATGCTGTTGCCATTCCGATCGCTGAGTGTTGTGCCCGCCGGAAGGGTTGCCGTTGCCCGGTCAGTATCCGTACCCTGGGGCGTTGTATTAAGACTAACTGTGGCCTTGACCTGACCACTGGCAGCAGCGCTGGCCGTTGTTCGGGCTGCGTTGAGCGTAACCGGTGGTTTGTTAATGTTAATCCGGCGAACCCATCGGAATTGCTGTTTCACATCAGAAATTACAACTGGCTGGATAACTGTCAGGTAATCGTTAGCCTCCAAAACGACGGAAAACCGGAGCGGCTTTTGAGCAGAATACTCCGTTGTGGGGGAGGGGGCTACCATCAGCATCCCATCACTATTTAGTTTATAGCGCGTGGAGTTAAGGGTGGTTACGATCTGGCTGGCATCGGGCCCGGCCAGGGTAACCTGATTGACAGACGGCATCGGGTTGCCAGCCGGGTCGTAAAACCGAAAGGTCGCGACACCGTCCTGAAGGGGGTCTTTCAAGCCTATTTTTACGCCATCGAGCGGATTCTTACAGGCTTCAAGCCCAGCCGCAGCCAGTAGGAATAGACAAATAAGAGAACGGACTTGCATAACGAAAGAGTTAATGAATAGTAGCGCGTGGTGCGTGGATAAATCCGTTGGGCAGCTATGCTTTTTCAGATTACCTGCTCTTGTTAAGTCTGTAGGATACTGTCAGATTGATGGACGGCAGGTAGCGATAGTTCGATAAATTGCGCTCCACAATCGGTACCTGTTCGTCGATTGTTGTCGTTTCCAGAAACCCTTCGTAGTCGAGCTGTACGCTTGGTTTGCCCAGGTAAAAAACGCCCATTTCGAACCCGACGCCCAACCGGCTTCTGGGTATGCTCCGGCCAAACCCCCAACCCAGGTAACCTACTATCGGATGCCAGCGAAAGCCGAGGTTCACGGTGCCAACATCCTCCGGTAGCAATTCCAGCCCGTCCAGATTCAATTTGTCCTGAGTTGTCAGGGTTAAACGCAGGTCCGGGTGCCAGGTGTAG is a window of Spirosoma linguale DSM 74 DNA encoding:
- a CDS encoding hypothetical protein (KEGG: glycoprotein (predicted)); the protein is MQVRSLICLFLLAAAGLEACKNPLDGVKIGLKDPLQDGVATFRFYDPAGNPMPSVNQVTLAGPDASQIVTTLNSTRYKLNSDGMLMVAPSPTTEYSAQKPLRFSVVLEANDYLTVIQPVVISDVKQQFRWVRRININKPPVTLNAARTTASAAASGQVKATVSLNTTPQGTDTDRATATLPAGTTLSDRNGNSIGGNLTMVLIHTNARNAQAAQYVPGEGVMSSVAARNGGASLGTMRFISLAGSTTLQIYNNQFELTTALSPAVPITMELYQQAYNAQQNRVVQAGDSIPLFSYDEFTNQWQEEKPGVVRKNQQTGRLEYTIQATRAVAYVAGWAVVICASGPVFKVDSRLANVDVNYLCKLIDVATGNVVSTFYANANNGSIIWAYNQLKNQRLKLQVFDETDAWGKGAKGGLIGESAPGLTCDQTPIPINLGALPEPPPVTLEIKFSCPTGTTLDEASLPAIMKTQYSEVGKNEWNDLISVTRTNRKVVSYKIKMGRYYDFRASTDGGASWPLRQSNYLVDKSEWTLKINADMYCK
- a CDS encoding hypothetical protein (KEGG: tgr:Tgr7_1417 outer membrane protein domain- containing protein); this encodes MIRIHIYVLLSWLSMESVCWATGIQSDSLPKHSVNVQLGTTGPGVFYSRQLSSARRLTLRVGGHYFSYQQQQEVKVSKDSYLQIKPDFAIAVAQANLIWHPFRRSSFFLTGGVGYTWHPDLRLTLTTQDKLNLDGLELLPEDVGTVNLGFRWHPIVGYLGWGFGRSIPRSRLGVGFEMGVFYLGKPSVQLDYEGFLETTTIDEQVPIVERNLSNYRYLPSINLTVSYRLNKSR